A region of Anoplopoma fimbria isolate UVic2021 breed Golden Eagle Sablefish chromosome 24, Afim_UVic_2022, whole genome shotgun sequence DNA encodes the following proteins:
- the pygma gene encoding glycogen phosphorylase, muscle form isoform X2, producing MSKPLSDHDRRKQISVRGLAGVENISALKQDFNRHLHFTLVKDRNVATRRDYYFALAHTVREHLIGRWIRTQQHYYEKDPKLGLDMEELEDMEEDAGLGNGGLGRLAACFLDSMASLGLAAYGYGIRYEFGIFNQKIVNGWQVEEADDWLRYGNPWEKARPEYMRPIQFYGRTEHHPDGVKWVDTQVVLALPYDTPVPGYRNNVVNTMRLWSAKAPCDFNLKDFNVGGYIQAVLDRNLAENISRVLYPNDNFFEGKELRLKQEYFVVSATLQDIIRRFKVSKFGSREIVRTDFSKLPDKVAIQLNDTHPAMAIPELMRVLVDEEKLQWDLAWDICVRTCAYTNHTVLPEALERWPVDLFAHLLPRHLEIVYEINRRHLERVAAKFPGDNDRMSRMSLIEEGGQKRINMAHLCIVGSHAVNGVARIHSDILKATVFKDFYEMEPDKFQNKTNGITPRRWLVMCNPGLAEVIAERIGEDFIRDLDQLKGLLKFVNDEAFIRDVAKVKQENKLKFAVHLEEHYKVKINPNSMFDLQVKRIHEYKRQLLNCLHIITYYNRIKKEPNKQWTPRTVMIGGKAAPGYHTAKMIIRLITAIGEVVNNDPVVGDRLKVIFLENYRVTLAERVIPASDLSEQISTAGTEASGTGNMKFMLNGALTIGTMDGANVEMAEEAGDGNLFIFGMRVDDVDELDKKGYHAQEYYNRLPELKQAIDQIAGGFFSPKQPDLFKEIVNMLMHHDRFKVFADYEDYIKCQEEVNALYKNPKEWTKKVIYNIAGCGKFSSDRTITQYAREIWGMEPTLESLPPPDDKL from the exons ATGTCTAAACCCTTGTCGGACCATGATAGAAGGAAACAGATTTCGGTTCGTGGCCTCGCCGGTGTTGAAAACATCTCAGCATTGAAGCAAGACTTCAACAGACATCTCCACTTTACGCTGGTCAAGGACAGAAATGTGGCCACCAGAAGGGATTACTACTTTGCTCTTGCCCACACTGTGCGGGAGCACTTGATTGGCAGGTGGATCAGAACCCAGCAGCACTACTATGAGAAAGATCCCAAA TTGGGTCTGGACATGGAGGAACTGGAAGACATGGAGGAAGACGCTGGTTTAGGAAATGGTGGCCTGGGACGTCTGGCTG CCTGTTTCCTGGACTCCATGGCTTCACTGGGTCTGGCTGCCTATGGTTACGGTATTCGCTATGAATTTGGTATCTTCAATCAAAAAATTGTCAACGGCTGGCAG GTTGAGGAGGCTGATGATTGGCTGCGCTATGGCAACCCCTGGGAGAAAGCACGCCCTGAGTACATGCGTCCTATTCAGTTCTATGGCAGGACCGAGCATCACCCCGACGGTGTCAAATGGGTTGACACTCAg GTAGTGCTGGCTTTGCCATATGACACCCCTGTCCCTGGATACAGAAACAACGTCGTCAACACCATGAGGCTGTGGTCAGCGAAGGCTCCTTGCGACTTTAACCTTAAAGACT TCAATGTTGGTGGCTACATTCAGGCTGTTTTGGACAGAAACTTGGCTGAGAACATCTCCCGTGTGCTGTATCCCAACGACAAT TTCTTTGAAGGAAAGGAGCTCCGTCTGAAGCAGGAATACTTTGTGGTGTCTGCCACCCTGCAAGACATCATCCGCCGTTTCAAGGTCTCTAAGTTTGGCTCCAGGGAGATCGTTCGCACAGACTTCAGCAAACTGCCTGACAAG GTCGCCATCCAGCTGAATGACACTCACCCAGCCATGGCTATTCCTGAGCTGATGAGGGTTCTGGTTGATGAGGAAAAACTTCAATGGGACTTG GCTTGGGACATCTGTGTGCGCACCTGTGCCTACACCAATCACACCGTCCTTCCTGAAGCTCTGGAGCGCTGGCCTGTCGACCTGTTTGCTCATCTGCTGCCTCGCCACCTGGAAATTGTCTATGAGATCAACCGTCGCCACCTGGAG AGAGTTGCTGCCAAGTTCCCCGGTGATAATGATCGTATGAGCCGCATGTCCCTCATCGAGGAAGGCGGACAGAAGAGGATCAACATGGCCCATTTGTGCATAGTGGGCTCCCATGCTGTCAACGGAGTGGCCCGTATACACTCTGACATCCTCAAAGCTACTGT TTTCAAGGACTTCTATGAAATGGAGCCAGATAAGTTCCAAAACAAGACCAACGGCATCACTCCTCGCCGCTGGCTGGTCATGTGCAACCCTGGGCTGGCTGAGGTCATCGCCGAG AGAATTGGTGAGGACTTCATTCGTGACCTGGACCAGCTGAAGGGTCTCCTCAAATTCGTGAACGACGAGGCTTTCATTCGTGATGTTGCCAAAGTGAAGCAG GAAAACAAGTTGAAGTTTGCTGTCCACTTGGAGGAGCACTACAAGGTGAAGATCAACCCCAACTCCATGTTCGACCTTCAAGTCAAGAGAATCCACGAGTACAAGAGACAGCTGCTCAACTGTCTGCACATCATCACCTACTACAACC GCATAAAGAAGGAGCCTAACAAGCAGTGGACTCCAAGAACTGTCATGATTGGAGGAAAG GCCGCTCCTGGATACCACACTGCCAAGATGATCATCCGTCTGATCACAGCTATTGGTGAGGTGGTCAACAACGATCCTGTGGTTGGAGATCGTCTCAAAGTCATCTTTTTGGAGAACTACAGAGTCACACTGGCAGAGAGAG TTATCCCTGCATCTGACCTGTCAGAGCAGATATCCACAGCTGGCACTGAGGCCTCTGGCACCGGCAACATGAAGTTCATGTTGAACGGCGCTCTGACCATTGGTACAATGGACGGAGCAAATGTTGAGATGGCCGAGGAGGCCGGTGATGGCAACCTTTTCATCTTCGGCATGAGGGTGGACGATGTTGATGAACTTGACAAGAAAGG ATACCACGCTCAAGAGTACTACAACCGCCTGCCTGAATTGAAACAGGCCATTGACCAGATTGCTGGAGGCTTCTTTAGCCCAAAGCAGCCTGACCTGTTTAAGGAAATTGTCAACATGCTGATGCATCATGACAG ATTCAAGGTCTTTGCTGATTATGAAGACTATATAAAATGCCAGGAGGAAGTCAATGCTCTTTACAAG AACCCCAAGGAATGGACCAAGAAGGTGATCTACAACATTGCAGGATGTGGCAAGTTCTCCAGCGATCGCACCATCACCCAGTACGCTCGTGAGATCTGGGGCATGGAGCCCACACTTGAGAGTCTCCCCCCACCTGACGACAAGCTGTAA
- the pygma gene encoding glycogen phosphorylase, muscle form isoform X1 yields MSKPLSDHDRRKQISVRGLAGVENISALKQDFNRHLHFTLVKDRNVATRRDYYFALAHTVREHLIGRWIRTQQHYYEKDPKRVYYISLEFYMGRTLQNTMVNLALENACDEAMYQLGLDMEELEDMEEDAGLGNGGLGRLAACFLDSMASLGLAAYGYGIRYEFGIFNQKIVNGWQVEEADDWLRYGNPWEKARPEYMRPIQFYGRTEHHPDGVKWVDTQVVLALPYDTPVPGYRNNVVNTMRLWSAKAPCDFNLKDFNVGGYIQAVLDRNLAENISRVLYPNDNFFEGKELRLKQEYFVVSATLQDIIRRFKVSKFGSREIVRTDFSKLPDKVAIQLNDTHPAMAIPELMRVLVDEEKLQWDLAWDICVRTCAYTNHTVLPEALERWPVDLFAHLLPRHLEIVYEINRRHLERVAAKFPGDNDRMSRMSLIEEGGQKRINMAHLCIVGSHAVNGVARIHSDILKATVFKDFYEMEPDKFQNKTNGITPRRWLVMCNPGLAEVIAERIGEDFIRDLDQLKGLLKFVNDEAFIRDVAKVKQENKLKFAVHLEEHYKVKINPNSMFDLQVKRIHEYKRQLLNCLHIITYYNRIKKEPNKQWTPRTVMIGGKAAPGYHTAKMIIRLITAIGEVVNNDPVVGDRLKVIFLENYRVTLAERVIPASDLSEQISTAGTEASGTGNMKFMLNGALTIGTMDGANVEMAEEAGDGNLFIFGMRVDDVDELDKKGYHAQEYYNRLPELKQAIDQIAGGFFSPKQPDLFKEIVNMLMHHDRFKVFADYEDYIKCQEEVNALYKNPKEWTKKVIYNIAGCGKFSSDRTITQYAREIWGMEPTLESLPPPDDKL; encoded by the exons ATGTCTAAACCCTTGTCGGACCATGATAGAAGGAAACAGATTTCGGTTCGTGGCCTCGCCGGTGTTGAAAACATCTCAGCATTGAAGCAAGACTTCAACAGACATCTCCACTTTACGCTGGTCAAGGACAGAAATGTGGCCACCAGAAGGGATTACTACTTTGCTCTTGCCCACACTGTGCGGGAGCACTTGATTGGCAGGTGGATCAGAACCCAGCAGCACTACTATGAGAAAGATCCCAAA CGTGTGTACTACATCTCCCTTGAGTTCTACATGGGCCGCACCCTCCAAAACACCATGGTGAACCTCGCGCTGGAGAACGCCTGTGATGAGGCCATGTACCAG TTGGGTCTGGACATGGAGGAACTGGAAGACATGGAGGAAGACGCTGGTTTAGGAAATGGTGGCCTGGGACGTCTGGCTG CCTGTTTCCTGGACTCCATGGCTTCACTGGGTCTGGCTGCCTATGGTTACGGTATTCGCTATGAATTTGGTATCTTCAATCAAAAAATTGTCAACGGCTGGCAG GTTGAGGAGGCTGATGATTGGCTGCGCTATGGCAACCCCTGGGAGAAAGCACGCCCTGAGTACATGCGTCCTATTCAGTTCTATGGCAGGACCGAGCATCACCCCGACGGTGTCAAATGGGTTGACACTCAg GTAGTGCTGGCTTTGCCATATGACACCCCTGTCCCTGGATACAGAAACAACGTCGTCAACACCATGAGGCTGTGGTCAGCGAAGGCTCCTTGCGACTTTAACCTTAAAGACT TCAATGTTGGTGGCTACATTCAGGCTGTTTTGGACAGAAACTTGGCTGAGAACATCTCCCGTGTGCTGTATCCCAACGACAAT TTCTTTGAAGGAAAGGAGCTCCGTCTGAAGCAGGAATACTTTGTGGTGTCTGCCACCCTGCAAGACATCATCCGCCGTTTCAAGGTCTCTAAGTTTGGCTCCAGGGAGATCGTTCGCACAGACTTCAGCAAACTGCCTGACAAG GTCGCCATCCAGCTGAATGACACTCACCCAGCCATGGCTATTCCTGAGCTGATGAGGGTTCTGGTTGATGAGGAAAAACTTCAATGGGACTTG GCTTGGGACATCTGTGTGCGCACCTGTGCCTACACCAATCACACCGTCCTTCCTGAAGCTCTGGAGCGCTGGCCTGTCGACCTGTTTGCTCATCTGCTGCCTCGCCACCTGGAAATTGTCTATGAGATCAACCGTCGCCACCTGGAG AGAGTTGCTGCCAAGTTCCCCGGTGATAATGATCGTATGAGCCGCATGTCCCTCATCGAGGAAGGCGGACAGAAGAGGATCAACATGGCCCATTTGTGCATAGTGGGCTCCCATGCTGTCAACGGAGTGGCCCGTATACACTCTGACATCCTCAAAGCTACTGT TTTCAAGGACTTCTATGAAATGGAGCCAGATAAGTTCCAAAACAAGACCAACGGCATCACTCCTCGCCGCTGGCTGGTCATGTGCAACCCTGGGCTGGCTGAGGTCATCGCCGAG AGAATTGGTGAGGACTTCATTCGTGACCTGGACCAGCTGAAGGGTCTCCTCAAATTCGTGAACGACGAGGCTTTCATTCGTGATGTTGCCAAAGTGAAGCAG GAAAACAAGTTGAAGTTTGCTGTCCACTTGGAGGAGCACTACAAGGTGAAGATCAACCCCAACTCCATGTTCGACCTTCAAGTCAAGAGAATCCACGAGTACAAGAGACAGCTGCTCAACTGTCTGCACATCATCACCTACTACAACC GCATAAAGAAGGAGCCTAACAAGCAGTGGACTCCAAGAACTGTCATGATTGGAGGAAAG GCCGCTCCTGGATACCACACTGCCAAGATGATCATCCGTCTGATCACAGCTATTGGTGAGGTGGTCAACAACGATCCTGTGGTTGGAGATCGTCTCAAAGTCATCTTTTTGGAGAACTACAGAGTCACACTGGCAGAGAGAG TTATCCCTGCATCTGACCTGTCAGAGCAGATATCCACAGCTGGCACTGAGGCCTCTGGCACCGGCAACATGAAGTTCATGTTGAACGGCGCTCTGACCATTGGTACAATGGACGGAGCAAATGTTGAGATGGCCGAGGAGGCCGGTGATGGCAACCTTTTCATCTTCGGCATGAGGGTGGACGATGTTGATGAACTTGACAAGAAAGG ATACCACGCTCAAGAGTACTACAACCGCCTGCCTGAATTGAAACAGGCCATTGACCAGATTGCTGGAGGCTTCTTTAGCCCAAAGCAGCCTGACCTGTTTAAGGAAATTGTCAACATGCTGATGCATCATGACAG ATTCAAGGTCTTTGCTGATTATGAAGACTATATAAAATGCCAGGAGGAAGTCAATGCTCTTTACAAG AACCCCAAGGAATGGACCAAGAAGGTGATCTACAACATTGCAGGATGTGGCAAGTTCTCCAGCGATCGCACCATCACCCAGTACGCTCGTGAGATCTGGGGCATGGAGCCCACACTTGAGAGTCTCCCCCCACCTGACGACAAGCTGTAA